Genomic DNA from Candidatus Koribacter versatilis Ellin345:
GGGAATCAATGGTTCGATTGGAAAGCTGGTCAACGAGGTGAGTCATGCAACTGATTGATCGCTATTTATATGCCGTAGGACGACATCTGCCGAAGGAACGCCGTGACGACATCCTCGCCGAACTGCGCGCCAACATTCTGGAAATGGCGGAGGACCGCGAGCAGGAGCTCGGACGTCCGCTGACGATCGCGGAAGAGGAAGAGATCCTCAAGAAGCACGGGCATCCGATGCAGGTGGCTTCGCGGTATTTGCCAAAGCGCTATCTGATCGGCCCCGGCGTCTTTCCGTTCTATTGGTACACGATGAGGATCGTGTTGCCATGGGTGATGCTGCTCTACACGGTTGCAAATTTTGGGCGTTTCATCACCGAGCCCGTCACCGTGCAGCGGCTTGTCGAGATTGTTTTCGGATTCTTTCCGGTTGCATTCTACTTTGCCGCTTGGATGACGCTGGTTTTTGGGCTGCTGGAATATGCGCGCGAAAACTACATGTCGAACCCCAACCTTCTCTACTCGTGGAAGCCGAGCAAGTTGCCGCAGGTGCCGCAGCCCCAGCCGGAGGTTCCGGAGAAAAGGCCCAACCCGATCTTCGACTTTATCGGCAGCCTCTTCGGGTTGGCATTCCTCATCATGCTTCGGCAACACCCGATGTGGATTCTTGGCCCGGCGATGAACTACCCGCACGTGCCGCGTCCGGCAGCTATTTGGACGACTGTGTACGAGATGGCGATCGTGTTCGTCAGCATTCAACTGGCAATGAAGGGCATGGTGATTTTCTCGCCGAACTCGCGGGGCTGGCGGATTGCCACGATGCTGGTTACAAAGTTGAGCGCGATTACGATCATCGGATTTCTGCTCACCGCGAATGAGTTCGTGGTGCCAGGACCGGGAAGTGACGCCAGCCTTAACGATGCGGTGCGGCAGATCAACTTTGCGTGCCACCTGGGCTGGCGCGCGGTGATGATCATTGTCGTGCTGCAGTTCTTCTGGGAGATAGCAAAGCTTGCGTATCCGAAGCTGCGATCGGTGAAGCAACTGCCGAAGCTCTTTCTGGTGCCGTAAGTATTCGCGGGCTTGGCGTGCATTGTCGTATGCTCCTCGTCGCAATGCACGCCATCTATGCGTAAATGGCCCGCAAATCAGCAGTCGATCCCGCCGTAGTCACCGCAGCAATGAATGGTGATCGAGAAGCGTTCGAAGAAATCTACCTGCAATATCGAACCTTGGTCTTTGCGGTGTGCAATCGCTTGGTGAAGAACCAGGCCATCAGCGAAGAACTCGTCCAGGACACCTTCCTTCTGCTGCTTCGCAAAATTCATCTCTTCAAAGGTCGCTCGCAGTTTGGGACATGGCTGTACCAGATCGCGCGCAACACGGCGCTGATGTACATCCGCGACCAGCAGGCGAAGGACAACAACGAATCGCTTGGGCAATGGCAGGAAGACGCCACCAAGGTGGTTCAGTTGGAGCGCGTGCTGCGCGTGCAGGACAGCAACCTGCGGAGCATCACCGATCGCGTAACGCTTGAGCGGTTGATAGCGAAGATGGCGCCAGGGTATCGGTCTACGCTGTTGCTGCACGATTTCCACGGCTACGAGCACCGGGAAATTTGCGAGATCATGAACGTCCGGCAGGGGACGAGCAAATCGCAGCTTCATAAGGGACGCAAGCGGCTGCGCGCCATGCTGGAAGCGGCGGCGTAACACTGATCCGAAGTCAGGCGGCTTGGCGGGATTTGCGGGCTTCGCATTCGTCGCGGATGGCGTCGTATTGTTTCGCTAGCTCCGACAATTCTTCGTCCGAGAGCTTTTCTATATTGATCATCTCGTTGTGCGCGTGGTGAATCGAACGGATGATTTCATCAAGCTTCAGGTGGATGGCACGCGCGTCGCGGTTCTGCGTGTTCTGGATGAGGAAGACCATGAGGAACGTGACGATGGTGGTGCCGGTATTGATGATGAGCTGCCAGGTGTCGGAGTAGTGAAAGATTGGCCCGGTGACAGCCCACGCGACGATGATGATGACCGCGGCGAGGAACGACCAGCGGGTGCCGACGAGGTTCGAGGCAGTGGTGGCAAAACCCTGAAAATCTAAGTGTTTTTCTTCTTTCGACGTGGACTGCGCCATTGGTTGGCCTCTCCGGGCTTGCACTGAATATGATGCAGGGCGGGTGGTAGAGCGTTGTGGCTGGCGTGGGCGGAACAGCAGATCCTTCGTCGCTCCGCTCCTCTAGGACGACAGGAGGGAGTGGTCGGGCTGCGGGCGGTGGCTTGGGCTGGCCGCGAGGCGATGTTGCGGGATAGAGGCTTCCCTGGGCTGGGATGACAAAACGCCGCTGATGGCTCGCGGATTTTCGGATACACTTCCGGCATCCATGGCGGAACGGCAACTTACCGCGGGAGTAGAGACGGCCTGGCAGATTGCAGGCGACCTTGCGCTGCAGTGCAGCAGTGCGCTGATTGAGCCGGTCCATCTGATCTACGGGCTGGCGGCGCTGGAGCGGCGCTCGCCGCACATTTCTGCTGTTTCCGATCCGGGGAAATCGGCCGATTTGCAGCGGGAGCGCCTGGAGATCGCACAAACTTTTAAGAGCGCCGGGCTGGAGGCGCAGGATGTGCGGCGCCGCGTCCGCGATTTGTTGCATCCCCCGGA
This window encodes:
- a CDS encoding HAAS signaling domain-containing protein; this translates as MQLIDRYLYAVGRHLPKERRDDILAELRANILEMAEDREQELGRPLTIAEEEEILKKHGHPMQVASRYLPKRYLIGPGVFPFYWYTMRIVLPWVMLLYTVANFGRFITEPVTVQRLVEIVFGFFPVAFYFAAWMTLVFGLLEYARENYMSNPNLLYSWKPSKLPQVPQPQPEVPEKRPNPIFDFIGSLFGLAFLIMLRQHPMWILGPAMNYPHVPRPAAIWTTVYEMAIVFVSIQLAMKGMVIFSPNSRGWRIATMLVTKLSAITIIGFLLTANEFVVPGPGSDASLNDAVRQINFACHLGWRAVMIIVVLQFFWEIAKLAYPKLRSVKQLPKLFLVP
- a CDS encoding RNA polymerase sigma factor, producing MARKSAVDPAVVTAAMNGDREAFEEIYLQYRTLVFAVCNRLVKNQAISEELVQDTFLLLLRKIHLFKGRSQFGTWLYQIARNTALMYIRDQQAKDNNESLGQWQEDATKVVQLERVLRVQDSNLRSITDRVTLERLIAKMAPGYRSTLLLHDFHGYEHREICEIMNVRQGTSKSQLHKGRKRLRAMLEAAA
- a CDS encoding low affinity iron permease family protein, whose translation is MAQSTSKEEKHLDFQGFATTASNLVGTRWSFLAAVIIIVAWAVTGPIFHYSDTWQLIINTGTTIVTFLMVFLIQNTQNRDARAIHLKLDEIIRSIHHAHNEMINIEKLSDEELSELAKQYDAIRDECEARKSRQAA